A window from Enterocloster bolteae encodes these proteins:
- a CDS encoding TIM barrel protein — translation MKFGLISLDFKRFSLEYCFKMARRYGLDGVELWGGRPHGYFTDMTRERIQEIDALKKKYKLEIPMYTPNVLNGPYNLCSLEERTIHETIEFFQRSIDIAYELECPRMLVVADHPGYEAPKALVCRRFIEHMQYLCDYGAPKGVSLVIEPLTPMESPVITTADDCVDAIKRIGRDNVEAMMDVAPPTVANEPFSVYFDKLKDRMNYIHICNNDGMTDAHKRLDEGIIPIKDMFTVFANWKYNGYVTCELYSENYRDPELYLANTMRMVYEIRNELGI, via the coding sequence ATGAAATTTGGGTTGATTTCATTGGATTTTAAGCGTTTTTCACTGGAATACTGTTTTAAGATGGCCAGGCGCTACGGCCTTGATGGGGTGGAGCTGTGGGGTGGACGTCCCCATGGGTATTTTACGGATATGACTCGGGAGAGGATACAGGAGATTGATGCCTTAAAAAAGAAATATAAACTGGAGATTCCCATGTATACGCCAAACGTACTGAATGGGCCTTATAATCTCTGTTCCCTGGAAGAACGGACAATCCATGAAACCATTGAATTTTTCCAAAGATCTATTGATATTGCATATGAGTTGGAATGCCCCAGAATGCTGGTGGTGGCTGACCATCCGGGGTATGAGGCGCCAAAGGCTTTGGTCTGCCGGCGTTTCATAGAACATATGCAGTACCTTTGCGACTATGGGGCGCCTAAAGGCGTGAGCCTGGTGATAGAACCCTTGACGCCCATGGAAAGTCCGGTTATCACAACAGCAGATGACTGTGTGGACGCCATAAAAAGAATTGGAAGGGATAATGTGGAGGCCATGATGGATGTGGCTCCGCCAACAGTGGCCAATGAGCCGTTTTCGGTTTATTTCGACAAGCTGAAGGACAGGATGAACTATATCCATATCTGTAATAATGACGGGATGACCGATGCCCATAAAAGGCTGGATGAAGGGATAATACCAATAAAAGACATGTTTACAGTCTTTGCCAATTGGAAGTATAATGGTTATGTTACGTGCGAACTGTACTCGGAGAATTACAGGGACCCTGAATTATATCTTGCCAATACCATGAGAATGGTATATGAAATCAGGAACGAACTGGGGATATGA
- a CDS encoding sensor histidine kinase, protein MKSGTNWGYDEQGAIWEETVKRPFVFSNFQKKILQSYLIIIVGGLVLFYTLVAVMVRESSLKTAERNQISMCIKVSQQLESFMVEMRNVGFQVMMNSRLIQDFGTFSDDKANDNYYGDHIVDHINAVSALADINGIQRIATRISVFNRYGDYVSSGVMPQSKAYADNVLRSHMDLDEIISRLVLNDGHIYVEGPHPDYWNSKVGYEMISLYCPLGNKIQDDMYGIIEIQQDFQKLVKTLLPGLDQDMAVLLFDSSGRCIFNSMESICPPEYYDFYYSQASKNPDSRYGFCRIKVGNRAQEQYLSAGISETSGWMAVMVRNKSSIVNVIQDIQKVIIMAIFVFMVLSAYMAYRISLKMTRPINDMIVSAQSISWSNLDMKTLEGNDENEIMALNNTFKETLKRLSKSMQLELGARLNALQSQMNPHFLYNTLSVISASADQQEKVERMCSRLSDMLRYSTVYEEESNSTLEDEVRHTENYLELMKDRYEENLIYNIEEAGELERVKVPRVILQPIVENCFKHGFGENGFPWIIHVAVTASHGHWRIHVRNNGRPFQDRDLTELNEKVEGFLKGEQKKISGIGLTNTIIRLRLLYEEQVEYEIYTGNDGYTYVVLKGNYK, encoded by the coding sequence ATGAAATCAGGAACGAACTGGGGATATGATGAACAGGGAGCTATTTGGGAGGAAACAGTGAAAAGACCCTTTGTTTTTTCTAATTTCCAGAAAAAAATATTGCAGTCATATCTGATTATTATTGTAGGAGGTCTTGTACTCTTCTATACTCTGGTTGCGGTGATGGTCAGGGAGTCCAGCCTGAAAACAGCAGAACGAAACCAGATTTCCATGTGTATAAAGGTTTCCCAGCAGTTAGAAAGTTTTATGGTTGAAATGCGCAACGTGGGTTTTCAGGTGATGATGAATTCGCGGCTGATTCAGGACTTTGGCACATTTTCAGATGACAAGGCAAATGATAATTATTATGGGGACCATATTGTGGACCATATAAACGCAGTCAGTGCCCTGGCAGACATCAATGGAATACAGAGGATTGCCACCAGAATCAGTGTATTTAACAGATATGGGGATTATGTCAGCAGCGGAGTCATGCCCCAGTCCAAAGCATATGCTGACAATGTCCTGCGCAGCCATATGGATCTGGATGAAATCATATCCCGACTGGTTCTGAATGATGGGCATATCTATGTGGAAGGTCCCCATCCGGATTACTGGAACAGTAAAGTGGGCTATGAGATGATTTCTCTGTACTGTCCGCTGGGCAATAAGATTCAGGATGATATGTACGGCATCATAGAAATACAGCAGGATTTCCAGAAGCTGGTCAAGACCCTTCTGCCAGGCCTTGATCAGGACATGGCAGTGCTCCTGTTTGACTCTTCGGGCAGATGCATATTTAACAGCATGGAAAGTATATGTCCTCCTGAGTACTATGATTTTTATTACAGTCAGGCATCCAAAAATCCGGACAGCCGGTACGGGTTTTGCCGGATAAAGGTTGGGAACAGGGCACAGGAGCAGTATCTCTCGGCCGGTATATCGGAGACATCCGGCTGGATGGCAGTGATGGTGCGCAATAAAAGTTCCATCGTCAACGTGATACAGGATATCCAGAAGGTAATTATCATGGCTATTTTTGTATTCATGGTCCTGTCCGCATACATGGCATACCGAATATCACTGAAGATGACAAGGCCTATCAATGATATGATTGTATCGGCACAGTCTATTTCCTGGTCGAATCTGGACATGAAGACATTGGAGGGGAATGATGAGAATGAAATCATGGCCCTTAATAATACTTTTAAGGAGACGCTTAAGCGTCTGTCTAAAAGTATGCAGCTGGAGCTGGGAGCCCGGCTTAATGCACTTCAAAGTCAGATGAATCCCCATTTTCTATATAATACACTGTCGGTCATAAGCGCATCGGCGGACCAGCAGGAAAAGGTGGAGAGAATGTGCAGCCGCCTTTCCGATATGCTGCGTTACTCCACGGTCTATGAGGAGGAGAGCAACAGTACATTGGAGGATGAAGTCCGCCATACGGAGAATTATCTGGAGTTGATGAAGGACCGGTACGAGGAAAATCTTATTTATAACATTGAGGAAGCAGGGGAATTGGAGCGTGTGAAGGTACCCCGGGTAATTCTTCAGCCCATTGTGGAGAATTGCTTCAAACATGGATTCGGCGAAAATGGTTTTCCATGGATTATACATGTGGCAGTCACTGCAAGTCATGGACATTGGAGAATCCATGTAAGGAATAATGGCCGGCCCTTCCAGGATAGGGATCTGACGGAGCTGAATGAGAAAGTTGAGGGGTTCCTGAAAGGAGAACAGAAGAAAATCAGCGGCATAGGACTTACAAATACCATTATCAGACTGAGGCTTTTGTATGAGGAACAGGTAGAATATGAGATATATACTGGAAACGATGGGTATACCTATGTGGTTTTGAAAGGAAATTATAAATGA
- a CDS encoding response regulator transcription factor has product MINVLVVEDEPPIQRMICKTISEMDREFSVRYTAFNGIQAQRILEAEEVDVVFTDIMMIGGDGITLLQYLHEYRPEIQTVVLSGYDKFEYAKQAYKNGVTDYLLKPVNKTELRDILEVLKKQYHLRMGNRRRECFKNLLDGGELTQKSCFYDELQASSWYLLLIRMRSRGCVKGGLNPESQKNIESGLVKMFGNEDTVFQTSDGAGEYVVAVKDSITDVEAKALELLNTVGQSDGVIAIAGLPEPVPVQDFRQYVLELRIQIMTESIYGKSCYSCGGRFCPPHDDTWEKDVKTEAFSVMVKALKAGDTRGACSQLDAFMREFEEKNKTCMAIENFMMEFLERGKGSSHSVRASVWNAVYETFSYGELKTRVFQLVERMNGQEEDLAEDGSSEGAMPQMVVMIEQYLVDNYQRNIRAGELSMEFGFVSEYISRIFKKYVGLSPSRYLTKIRMEKACQLIKNHPEIQVKEVADQVGYKDIHYFSKVFRKEMGVWPSEYK; this is encoded by the coding sequence ATGATTAATGTTCTTGTTGTTGAAGACGAGCCTCCTATCCAGCGTATGATATGTAAAACCATTTCTGAGATGGACCGGGAATTCAGTGTACGGTATACAGCGTTTAATGGAATCCAGGCACAGCGCATTCTGGAGGCAGAGGAAGTAGATGTTGTATTTACGGATATCATGATGATTGGAGGAGACGGAATCACTCTTCTCCAGTATCTTCATGAATACAGACCGGAGATTCAGACCGTGGTGCTCAGCGGGTATGATAAGTTTGAATATGCCAAGCAGGCATACAAAAATGGTGTTACGGATTACCTGCTAAAACCTGTGAATAAGACAGAACTGAGGGATATTCTCGAAGTCCTTAAGAAACAGTATCATCTGAGGATGGGAAACAGAAGGCGGGAATGTTTCAAGAATCTGCTGGACGGAGGTGAGCTGACGCAGAAATCGTGTTTTTATGATGAGCTGCAGGCATCGTCATGGTATCTGCTGCTGATACGGATGCGCAGCAGAGGCTGTGTTAAGGGAGGTCTGAATCCGGAATCCCAGAAAAATATAGAGTCCGGTCTGGTTAAGATGTTTGGGAATGAAGATACTGTTTTCCAGACATCAGATGGTGCCGGAGAATATGTGGTGGCCGTCAAAGACAGCATTACGGACGTGGAAGCCAAGGCTTTGGAACTATTGAATACCGTGGGACAATCAGATGGTGTAATAGCAATCGCGGGTTTGCCGGAACCTGTCCCGGTCCAGGATTTCAGACAGTATGTGCTGGAGCTCAGAATTCAAATAATGACGGAATCCATATACGGGAAGTCATGCTATAGCTGCGGGGGACGCTTCTGTCCTCCTCATGACGATACATGGGAGAAGGATGTGAAGACAGAGGCATTTTCCGTTATGGTAAAAGCCCTGAAAGCAGGGGATACCAGAGGGGCATGCAGTCAGCTGGACGCATTTATGAGGGAATTTGAGGAGAAGAATAAGACATGCATGGCCATTGAAAATTTCATGATGGAATTTTTGGAAAGAGGAAAAGGCAGCAGCCATTCTGTGCGTGCCAGTGTGTGGAATGCTGTTTACGAGACATTTTCTTACGGGGAGCTTAAGACGCGGGTGTTTCAGCTGGTGGAAAGGATGAATGGGCAGGAAGAAGATCTGGCAGAGGATGGAAGCAGTGAGGGAGCCATGCCGCAGATGGTTGTCATGATAGAGCAGTATCTGGTGGATAATTACCAGAGGAATATCAGGGCTGGAGAATTATCCATGGAATTTGGTTTTGTATCAGAATACATAAGCCGTATTTTTAAGAAATACGTGGGTCTTTCTCCATCCAGGTACCTTACAAAAATAAGGATGGAGAAGGCCTGTCAATTGATTAAGAATCATCCGGAGATTCAGGTTAAGGAAGTGGCAGACCAGGTGGGATATAAGGATATCCATTATTTTTCAAAGGTGTTCAGAAAGGAAATGGGGGTATGGCCGAGCGAGTATAAATAG
- a CDS encoding sugar ABC transporter ATP-binding protein — translation MDEYILELRNITKRFPGVVALNGVQFQLKQGEIHALMGENGAGKSTLIKVITGVHEPEEGDILINGRKVVFKNTNDSAANSIAAIYQHSTVYPYLSVTENIFIGHESLTRAGSIKWNEMHGRAKELLMSLGCDINPRTRMVNLSVAEQQIVEISKAVSSKARIVIMDEPTAALSKRECEELYRITEKLKAEGTSIIFISHRMEDMYRLADRVTVFRDARYIGTWDVDKISKDELISAMVGREVTQLYPKQAVPIGETALEVKGLTKKGYFKDISFDVKKGEIFGLTGLVGAGRSEVCQGICGLLKPDSGTILINGEECSFTHPSQALKKGVGYLPEDRQQQGLILSWELYRNMTLSTLDKYNRLIGIDTGRERQAGRELCEKLQIKAKSIFSRADSLSGGNQQKVVFAKLLNSDVNILLLDEPTKGVDVGAKAQIYSIMSDLAAQGYAIILVSSEMPEVMSMADRIGVMHEGHLAAIFDASHVTQEEILAAAMTVKDEDLKEGA, via the coding sequence GTGGATGAGTATATATTGGAACTCAGGAATATCACGAAGCGTTTTCCCGGTGTAGTTGCTTTAAATGGCGTTCAGTTCCAGCTGAAACAGGGTGAGATACATGCATTAATGGGTGAAAATGGCGCAGGAAAATCCACATTGATTAAGGTAATTACCGGAGTACATGAACCGGAAGAGGGGGATATCCTGATTAACGGCAGGAAGGTGGTATTTAAAAACACCAATGATTCGGCAGCCAACAGTATAGCGGCTATTTATCAGCACAGTACGGTGTATCCATATCTGAGCGTGACAGAAAATATATTTATCGGTCATGAGTCGCTGACAAGGGCGGGGTCTATTAAATGGAATGAGATGCATGGCAGGGCAAAGGAGCTTCTGATGAGTCTGGGATGCGACATCAATCCCAGGACAAGGATGGTAAATCTAAGTGTGGCGGAGCAGCAGATTGTGGAGATTTCAAAGGCAGTTTCCTCTAAAGCCCGGATTGTCATTATGGACGAGCCAACCGCCGCCCTGTCCAAGCGGGAATGTGAGGAGCTCTACCGCATAACGGAGAAGTTAAAAGCCGAGGGAACTTCCATCATATTTATTTCCCACAGGATGGAGGATATGTACAGGCTGGCAGACCGGGTTACTGTATTCAGGGACGCCAGATATATAGGTACATGGGATGTGGATAAGATTTCTAAGGATGAGCTTATATCGGCTATGGTTGGACGCGAGGTTACCCAGCTGTATCCCAAGCAGGCGGTTCCCATTGGGGAAACAGCCCTTGAAGTAAAAGGACTTACAAAAAAAGGATACTTTAAGGACATCAGTTTTGATGTAAAGAAGGGCGAGATATTCGGTCTTACAGGTCTGGTTGGGGCGGGACGTTCCGAGGTGTGTCAGGGAATATGCGGTCTTTTAAAGCCGGATTCAGGAACGATACTTATAAACGGGGAGGAATGCAGCTTTACTCATCCGTCCCAGGCATTGAAGAAGGGGGTTGGGTATCTGCCGGAGGACAGGCAGCAGCAGGGCCTGATTCTCTCATGGGAACTGTACAGGAACATGACCCTGTCTACGCTGGATAAATATAACCGCCTGATTGGTATTGATACGGGAAGGGAACGGCAGGCGGGGAGGGAGCTATGTGAGAAGCTTCAAATCAAGGCCAAGAGTATATTTTCCAGAGCGGATTCACTGTCAGGAGGAAATCAGCAGAAGGTGGTATTTGCGAAGCTTCTGAACTCGGATGTGAATATTCTGCTGTTGGATGAGCCGACAAAGGGCGTGGATGTAGGCGCAAAGGCCCAGATTTACTCTATTATGTCTGACCTGGCTGCCCAGGGATATGCAATTATATTGGTTTCTTCCGAGATGCCTGAGGTCATGTCTATGGCGGATAGGATTGGTGTCATGCATGAGGGGCATCTGGCGGCAATTTTTGATGCATCTCATGTGACTCAGGAGGAGATACTGGCGGCAGCTATGACCGTCAAAGATGAAGATTTGAAAGAGGGAGCGTGA
- a CDS encoding ABC transporter permease has protein sequence MKSISRDFDLKRFVSHNIRELTLFAILIVIAVLVQVRTGGRFLSSSNLNDLLRETAILMMVSVGMMMVILTGCIDLSLGSTMGLAGMICALTLRDHRETPIIVIVLIALGIGLLAGLLNGFIVAKLRIFPLIGTLGVCDMLRGLVYVFSKGAWVGQGDMTQEFMSISTGKVFGINNLVFIAILITVMGYIFLQYFRNGRYMYAVGNNELSAKISGINPVRTKFLAYVINGMIAGLAGMLWICKFGNAQGESCSSYELNVIASVVLGGVFITGGSGKVGGVVLGVLLFGTLNNILPLIQVSSFWQMGIKGFVIIASVVINSITQQHMDKKALQGRD, from the coding sequence ATGAAAAGCATTTCAAGAGACTTTGATTTAAAACGCTTTGTGTCTCACAACATAAGGGAACTTACGCTTTTTGCAATCCTTATTGTCATTGCGGTCCTGGTGCAGGTAAGGACAGGGGGACGTTTTTTGTCCAGCTCCAACTTAAATGACCTGCTGCGGGAAACTGCCATTCTTATGATGGTATCCGTTGGTATGATGATGGTCATACTGACAGGATGTATAGATTTGTCTCTGGGTTCTACCATGGGTCTGGCAGGGATGATATGTGCTCTGACCTTAAGGGATCACAGGGAGACACCTATTATAGTAATCGTACTGATCGCATTGGGTATTGGTCTATTGGCCGGGCTGCTGAATGGTTTTATTGTGGCGAAACTGCGAATTTTTCCGCTGATAGGTACTCTGGGGGTATGTGATATGCTGAGAGGCCTGGTATATGTGTTCAGCAAAGGAGCCTGGGTAGGACAGGGAGACATGACCCAGGAATTCATGAGTATATCTACGGGTAAGGTTTTTGGAATCAATAATCTTGTATTTATCGCAATCCTCATAACAGTTATGGGATACATATTCCTGCAGTATTTCAGGAATGGAAGATATATGTATGCAGTTGGAAACAATGAGCTTTCTGCCAAGATAAGCGGCATTAATCCGGTAAGGACTAAATTTCTGGCCTATGTGATTAACGGTATGATAGCGGGCCTGGCAGGAATGCTGTGGATATGCAAGTTCGGCAACGCCCAGGGAGAGTCCTGCAGCAGCTATGAATTAAACGTAATTGCATCTGTGGTGTTGGGAGGGGTATTTATTACCGGAGGTTCTGGAAAAGTGGGCGGCGTGGTATTGGGAGTACTGCTTTTTGGAACACTGAATAATATTCTGCCGTTGATACAGGTTTCTTCATTCTGGCAAATGGGTATCAAAGGGTTTGTCATCATTGCTTCTGTTGTAATCAACTCCATTACACAGCAGCATATGGACAAGAAGGCATTGCAGGGGAGGGATTAA
- a CDS encoding ABC transporter permease, translating into MEGTAKTRSHSLKSVLFQWETMIFVIFIIINIININLSSNYLNFNNMMNNMVVFMDKALMVFTTMMVLLLGEIDISIASIMCLSGCCTGVAFEAGLPIVPAMMVGLLVGAACGFFNGILLVAFPDLNSTIVTLGNQILFRGIAYMILEDKPITSISSKMSFLAWSKVAGIPLILIVFFVETLIFAFVIHRTKFGRSLYAIGSNAKASRFSGIKTNQIKVLVFTLSGLCAGFAGLFLISKLGSARASIAKGYEMEVIAMAILGGVSTAGGKGKVLGAVLGVFSIGFLRYGLGIVNVSSQILMIIIGALLVVAVAIPNLKEVISESASGRWIRQRVIHNKQKY; encoded by the coding sequence ATGGAAGGAACAGCAAAGACAAGATCCCATTCCTTAAAATCCGTTTTATTCCAATGGGAAACAATGATATTTGTAATATTCATTATCATAAATATTATTAACATCAACCTGTCCAGTAATTATCTGAACTTTAACAATATGATGAACAATATGGTGGTGTTCATGGATAAGGCGCTTATGGTATTTACCACCATGATGGTACTTCTTTTGGGAGAGATAGATATTTCCATAGCATCTATTATGTGTCTTTCTGGATGCTGTACGGGCGTTGCGTTCGAGGCGGGGCTGCCCATTGTTCCGGCCATGATGGTGGGACTGCTGGTGGGGGCAGCCTGCGGCTTCTTTAACGGCATTCTGCTGGTGGCATTTCCGGATTTGAATTCCACCATTGTCACACTGGGCAATCAAATACTGTTTCGGGGAATTGCCTATATGATTCTGGAAGATAAGCCCATTACATCCATTTCCTCCAAGATGTCATTTTTGGCATGGAGCAAGGTGGCGGGAATTCCCCTGATTCTGATTGTATTCTTTGTGGAGACATTGATATTTGCATTTGTGATTCACAGGACAAAATTCGGACGTTCCCTGTATGCCATTGGAAGCAATGCCAAAGCCAGCCGGTTTTCCGGTATAAAGACCAATCAGATTAAGGTACTGGTTTTTACCCTCAGCGGATTATGCGCAGGATTTGCAGGGCTTTTTCTTATCTCAAAGCTGGGAAGCGCCAGGGCCAGTATTGCAAAAGGATACGAGATGGAAGTCATAGCAATGGCAATCCTGGGCGGAGTCAGCACTGCAGGAGGAAAGGGAAAGGTTCTGGGCGCTGTTCTGGGAGTGTTTTCAATCGGATTCCTGCGGTATGGACTTGGAATTGTAAATGTTTCATCGCAGATTCTCATGATTATTATTGGAGCGCTGCTGGTAGTAGCGGTTGCGATTCCTAATCTAAAGGAAGTGATTTCTGAATCTGCCTCAGGCAGGTGGATTAGACAACGTGTCATACATAACAAACAAAAATACTAA
- a CDS encoding substrate-binding domain-containing protein: protein MKKRTLSLMLAAAMVLGSLTGCSTGQKEESKETAAVTEAAKAGEDAAAAAAQEAGTQPEDGEKKVYAFVSKTAADPIFLLMFDGYKAACDKLGVEAVYRGADQPTAEKEIEIITQLIAQNVDAITVIGADFNALQPILQQAMSQGIAVNSVDTAVNPDSRQVHVEQCSIDEVGRAQMQSALAICGGPGSSGKIGILSANPESQLHADWCKAMLLEVEEHPEDYKNIEVLDIAYGDDLPDKSTSEAQAMLQNNPDLKAIISPTTVGILAAAKVIQDQGSDCKVTGVGLPSEMAPYIENGICYDAYLWNPLDQGALGAYSAHALVTGAATGKVGDIVDAGDLGKFTIEEYYDGGTQVLLGEPLRFDKDNIAQWKDKF, encoded by the coding sequence ATGAAGAAACGCACATTATCACTTATGCTTGCGGCAGCTATGGTACTGGGGAGTCTGACCGGATGCAGCACGGGGCAGAAGGAGGAAAGCAAAGAGACAGCGGCTGTTACGGAGGCCGCCAAAGCTGGAGAGGATGCAGCGGCTGCAGCGGCACAGGAAGCAGGCACACAGCCTGAGGATGGAGAGAAAAAGGTATATGCATTTGTATCTAAGACAGCGGCAGACCCCATATTCCTTTTGATGTTTGACGGATACAAGGCAGCCTGTGACAAACTTGGAGTGGAAGCTGTTTACCGTGGAGCTGACCAGCCCACAGCTGAAAAAGAAATTGAGATCATTACCCAGCTTATCGCCCAGAATGTGGATGCCATTACGGTAATTGGCGCAGATTTTAATGCCCTGCAGCCTATTCTACAGCAGGCAATGTCCCAGGGAATAGCAGTAAATTCCGTGGACACGGCAGTGAACCCTGACAGCCGTCAGGTACATGTGGAGCAGTGCAGCATCGACGAGGTGGGAAGGGCCCAAATGCAGTCTGCCCTGGCAATCTGCGGAGGACCTGGCAGCTCAGGAAAGATAGGCATACTTTCCGCAAATCCTGAATCCCAGCTTCATGCCGACTGGTGTAAAGCAATGCTTCTGGAGGTTGAGGAACATCCAGAAGACTATAAGAACATTGAAGTGCTGGATATAGCTTATGGCGATGACCTTCCTGACAAGTCCACAAGCGAGGCCCAGGCCATGCTTCAGAACAATCCGGACCTCAAAGCAATCATCTCCCCTACAACGGTAGGCATACTGGCAGCAGCCAAGGTGATCCAGGACCAGGGTTCTGACTGCAAGGTAACCGGAGTCGGCCTGCCCTCTGAGATGGCGCCTTATATTGAAAATGGAATCTGTTATGACGCCTATCTGTGGAATCCGCTGGACCAGGGAGCGTTAGGAGCATACTCTGCCCATGCACTGGTTACAGGAGCTGCAACCGGCAAGGTTGGGGACATTGTGGATGCCGGTGACTTGGGAAAATTCACCATCGAGGAATACTATGACGGAGGAACCCAGGTGCTTTTAGGAGAGCCGCTGCGTTTTGACAAGGATAATATTGCCCAGTGGAAGGATAAATTTTAA
- a CDS encoding TetR/AcrR family transcriptional regulator, with translation MPTQRFLKLKEEKKQAILEAAVHEFSRVPYSSASINQIIKEADISRGSFYTYFEDKDDLMRYMLRGFRDNCQERIFRTLKEQGGNPFGTALKLLEAVVDEDHGGLGYKMYRNMLSDLSVVDQNHLFGIKGFLLQDESYGEFVHKLYEGIDRERYPIDEETLSYLVDMTMLIIIRAVTLYYKNVVDREKLLEVTKKEMLILEYGVCRNTGN, from the coding sequence ATGCCTACACAACGGTTTTTGAAACTAAAGGAAGAGAAGAAGCAGGCAATACTGGAAGCGGCGGTCCACGAATTCTCAAGGGTTCCTTATTCATCTGCATCCATCAACCAGATTATCAAGGAGGCAGACATATCCAGAGGGAGCTTTTATACATATTTTGAAGATAAGGACGACCTGATGCGGTATATGCTCAGAGGCTTCAGGGATAACTGCCAGGAGAGGATCTTCAGAACCCTGAAGGAACAGGGGGGAAATCCCTTTGGCACAGCCCTTAAGCTTCTGGAGGCAGTGGTGGATGAGGACCATGGAGGCCTGGGCTATAAGATGTACAGGAATATGCTGTCGGATTTAAGTGTGGTGGACCAGAACCATTTATTTGGAATCAAGGGCTTTCTGCTTCAGGATGAGTCCTATGGTGAATTCGTTCATAAGCTTTATGAAGGGATTGACAGGGAACGTTATCCCATTGATGAAGAGACCCTGTCGTATCTGGTGGACATGACCATGCTTATTATCATCAGGGCTGTAACGCTGTATTATAAGAATGTGGTGGACCGGGAAAAACTTCTGGAAGTGACAAAGAAGGAAATGCTTATATTGGAATACGGTGTCTGCCGTAACACCGGAAACTGA
- a CDS encoding TolC family protein, whose product MKNLRNRKYGYRAAAVLAAITMAGTMPLTSFAASGKRPNVSKPDDAHTIAEPPAPDINKDISPEFAYSEDKWASLRDNVLEFGELKDLVHEYNPTVRSNRSTYKDQKGKDLNAAYDDYMDDIDAIWNNADSDDDVAWATARFQVGVLQQQADNNYQDADMEKIQYDQTEAGLVYQAQQLMVTYEQSRYNMENLQSARNLMQAQYEATAARQAAGMATQADVLSALKSVQDQDTAILTAQKSADNVHRSLCLMLGWAVDGQPEIRDVPEPDLNRIASMNPDADMETAIANNYDVKYFEKKAGNLTSQYLIDSNQAQIQDAKDKAAKSLRNQYNAVLTGRDSLNAAVMALDVASVNLNTATAKRAVGEITELEYQNVLNSYISAKNSVETDKLQLLLAMEAYDWNVKGLTTSN is encoded by the coding sequence ATGAAGAATTTAAGGAACAGGAAATACGGATACCGGGCAGCAGCTGTCCTGGCAGCCATTACCATGGCCGGGACAATGCCCCTGACCTCATTTGCGGCCAGCGGGAAAAGGCCCAATGTAAGCAAGCCGGATGACGCCCATACGATTGCAGAGCCGCCTGCACCTGATATCAACAAGGATATAAGTCCTGAATTCGCATACAGCGAGGATAAATGGGCCTCCCTCAGGGATAATGTGCTGGAATTCGGGGAGTTAAAGGACTTGGTGCATGAGTACAACCCAACGGTCCGCAGCAACCGGTCTACCTATAAGGATCAGAAGGGCAAGGACCTGAATGCGGCCTACGATGATTATATGGATGATATTGATGCCATCTGGAATAATGCAGACAGCGACGATGACGTGGCATGGGCCACAGCCAGGTTCCAGGTGGGCGTACTCCAGCAGCAGGCCGACAATAACTATCAGGACGCGGACATGGAGAAGATTCAGTATGACCAGACAGAGGCAGGACTTGTGTATCAGGCCCAGCAGCTGATGGTGACTTATGAGCAGTCACGGTACAATATGGAAAATCTTCAGAGCGCCAGGAATCTGATGCAGGCCCAGTATGAAGCAACCGCAGCCCGCCAGGCAGCCGGCATGGCAACCCAGGCAGATGTGCTGAGTGCATTAAAGAGTGTACAGGACCAGGATACGGCTATCCTTACTGCACAGAAATCAGCTGACAATGTCCACAGGAGTCTCTGTCTGATGTTAGGATGGGCAGTGGACGGACAGCCTGAGATTAGGGATGTGCCCGAGCCTGATTTGAACCGGATTGCATCTATGAATCCGGACGCTGATATGGAGACGGCCATCGCGAATAATTATGATGTGAAATATTTTGAGAAGAAGGCCGGCAACCTGACCAGCCAGTACCTGATTGACTCCAACCAGGCACAGATCCAGGATGCAAAGGATAAGGCGGCCAAATCCCTTAGAAACCAGTACAATGCAGTACTTACGGGACGTGATTCCCTGAACGCGGCCGTGATGGCCCTGGATGTTGCCTCCGTTAACCTGAACACGGCAACGGCCAAGAGAGCGGTAGGCGAAATTACAGAGCTGGAATACCAGAATGTGCTTAACAGCTATATATCCGCCAAGAACAGTGTGGAGACAGATAAGCTTCAGCTTCTGCTGGCCATGGAAGCCTATGATTGGAATGTAAAAGGTCTCACAACCTCCAATTAG